In bacterium, a single window of DNA contains:
- a CDS encoding glycosyltransferase family 39 protein, with amino-acid sequence MDEYPVRRLPYLVLSGTIVAMLTGLVVRIYQLDATSLRLEETFAILFAHHPSMALQGNQPPGYIGLLAGWIALFTDGIVSVRVLSVLIGLAAIPAMVLYARRVAGDFTGIISGALLAGWPLHIMLSRQDGALALVVTIELWALYCAARLEDPERPAKKFAAALAVLNIAGILASYFFVFVIAAEILLLLFFGRKDALRRRGAILAIAAPFFVLVLAAPLVLAQFAVIREQMKSFPLFTTLAGAPFANWLAEGLFGAPWPFVWPSLDGIGAGDAIGVTLSVLGAALLFAGTHRVVFDKTAGRIALAGVAYGAVFLAAAISVVVPIWSRDLLIVLLVPFVPLAALALDRFGRAGIAAGLAFALVTMTGALMNTRVAAGEGVGAWEKPPEWQRAVVELLAELRPGDEIFVAPGWIAEGVRYHARYLASLGKMPAVELPLTEVSYDFYNRDAPGEIKTATPGASRYWLIRTTRYGSESATKWLLDHGLQFVSSKAFWNLFIDLYTEPPKAEASAVADLNAGSNTSGGSGAGDPDTVAGDASVAVATTQTDADEP; translated from the coding sequence ATGGACGAATATCCGGTTCGCCGACTGCCTTATCTTGTCCTTTCGGGCACGATTGTCGCGATGCTTACGGGTCTCGTCGTCCGCATCTATCAGCTTGACGCGACGAGCCTGCGCCTCGAGGAGACGTTCGCCATCCTTTTCGCGCACCACCCGTCGATGGCGCTGCAAGGGAACCAGCCACCGGGCTACATCGGATTGCTGGCCGGCTGGATCGCGCTTTTCACTGATGGCATCGTATCCGTGCGTGTGCTCTCGGTCCTGATCGGGCTTGCCGCCATCCCCGCGATGGTGCTCTACGCGCGCCGCGTCGCCGGCGATTTCACCGGCATCATTTCCGGCGCGCTCCTCGCGGGCTGGCCGCTTCACATCATGCTGAGCCGACAGGACGGCGCCCTCGCGCTTGTCGTCACCATCGAGTTGTGGGCGCTTTATTGCGCCGCGCGCCTGGAGGATCCCGAACGCCCCGCGAAAAAATTCGCCGCCGCGCTAGCCGTTCTTAACATCGCGGGCATTCTCGCATCGTACTTTTTCGTGTTTGTCATCGCCGCCGAAATCTTGTTGCTGCTGTTTTTCGGGCGCAAGGACGCGCTGCGCCGGCGCGGGGCGATCCTCGCGATCGCCGCGCCGTTTTTCGTCCTTGTGCTCGCGGCGCCGCTCGTCCTTGCGCAGTTCGCGGTGATCCGCGAACAGATGAAAAGCTTCCCGCTTTTCACCACGCTCGCGGGCGCGCCGTTCGCCAATTGGCTCGCCGAAGGGCTATTCGGCGCTCCCTGGCCGTTTGTGTGGCCATCGCTCGACGGCATCGGCGCGGGCGATGCGATCGGCGTGACGTTATCGGTCCTCGGGGCCGCGCTGCTTTTCGCCGGAACGCACCGCGTCGTCTTCGACAAGACGGCCGGGCGTATCGCCCTGGCCGGCGTGGCCTACGGCGCGGTTTTCCTCGCCGCGGCGATCTCCGTCGTCGTGCCGATCTGGTCGCGCGACCTTTTAATCGTGCTGCTTGTGCCGTTCGTGCCGCTCGCGGCGCTCGCGCTGGATCGCTTCGGGCGCGCGGGCATCGCCGCGGGCCTGGCGTTCGCGCTCGTGACGATGACCGGCGCGCTCATGAATACGCGCGTCGCGGCGGGCGAGGGCGTGGGCGCGTGGGAAAAACCGCCGGAGTGGCAACGGGCGGTCGTCGAGCTTCTTGCCGAATTGCGCCCGGGGGACGAAATCTTCGTCGCGCCGGGCTGGATCGCCGAGGGCGTACGCTACCACGCGCGCTATCTCGCGTCGCTCGGCAAGATGCCCGCGGTCGAATTGCCGCTCACCGAGGTGAGCTACGATTTCTACAACCGCGACGCGCCCGGAGAAATCAAAACGGCGACGCCCGGCGCCTCGCGTTACTGGCTGATACGCACCACGCGCTACGGCTCGGAAAGCGCGACGAAATGGTTGCTGGACCACGGGTTGCAATTCGTCAGTTCCAAGGCGTTCTGGAATCTGTTCATCGATCTTTATACCGAACCGCCGAAAGCCGAGGCGTCAGCCGTTGCGGATTTGAATGCAGGTTCCAATACGAGCGGCGGATCGGGCGCGGGCGATCCCGACACCGTTGCCGGTGACGCATCCGTGGCCGTCGCCACGACGCAGACTGACGCGGACGAGCCGTGA
- a CDS encoding SDR family NAD(P)-dependent oxidoreductase — MGLLDGKVAAITGAGGGIGREYALAFAKEGARVVVNDVGGARDGKGTDESAAARVAEEIKSAGGEAAAHFESIATMDGGVSLVRTALDSFGRLDILVNNAGILRDRTLAKMEESDWDSVMAVHLKGTFSCTQAAFRHFREAGEGGRIINTSSLAGLIGNFGQANYGAAKAGIAGFTFVVALEGARANITCNAIAPVAFTRMTEDLPMFADSGVEEMLHPRWIAPVAVFLASDLSKDVTGKIFGVQGGKIFEYKVVTTSGAEKDEPWTAQEIAAKLPSIMGD; from the coding sequence ATGGGTCTTCTTGACGGAAAAGTCGCGGCCATCACCGGCGCGGGCGGCGGGATCGGCCGCGAATACGCGCTCGCTTTCGCGAAGGAAGGCGCGCGCGTCGTCGTCAACGACGTCGGCGGTGCCAGGGACGGTAAGGGCACGGACGAATCCGCCGCCGCGCGCGTGGCGGAGGAAATCAAGTCCGCAGGCGGCGAAGCCGCGGCGCATTTCGAATCCATCGCGACGATGGACGGTGGAGTCAGCCTCGTGCGGACCGCGCTCGATTCGTTCGGGCGCCTGGATATTCTCGTCAACAACGCGGGCATCCTTCGCGACCGCACGCTTGCGAAGATGGAAGAGTCCGACTGGGACTCGGTGATGGCCGTGCACTTGAAGGGCACGTTCTCCTGCACGCAGGCGGCGTTTCGCCACTTCCGCGAGGCGGGCGAGGGCGGCCGCATCATCAACACGTCGTCGCTCGCGGGGCTGATCGGCAACTTCGGCCAGGCCAACTACGGCGCGGCCAAGGCCGGCATCGCGGGATTCACGTTCGTCGTCGCGCTCGAGGGCGCGCGCGCGAACATCACCTGTAACGCGATCGCGCCCGTCGCGTTCACGCGCATGACCGAGGACCTTCCGATGTTCGCGGACTCCGGCGTCGAGGAGATGCTGCATCCGCGCTGGATTGCGCCCGTCGCGGTGTTTCTCGCATCCGACCTGTCGAAGGACGTGACGGGCAAGATCTTCGGCGTCCAGGGCGGCAAGATCTTTGAATATAAGGTCGTCACGACCTCCGGCGCCGAGAAGGACGAACCGTGGACCGCGCAGGAGATCGCCGCGAAACTGCCCTCGATCATGGGGGATTAG
- a CDS encoding exo-alpha-sialidase, whose product MRGLPDWRAARLLALLVAVAGLVTGASCSCGNDGDDGGAAAVEDAADDDSAVDDDESATDDDDASDDDADDDDADDDAAGDDDTETFPPEEQTPFLERGFILPPDSLECTPEDTGVPQPNCNHHGSTVAELPDGTMAAVWYHGVAEKSPDSRIVWSTLAPGETGWTWPEVLFDDPGLSEGNPALWVSESGELLVFFVTITGNGWDQSAIRLIRSDDLDATWGAPVGLREEYCWMARHRPLRLENGELLLPLYSECLAYPTFMRSTDDFATWTEESHLSIPFLLQHLGQIQPSLINLPGGRIAAITRDGFPTHRVKRMVSDDFGQTWTPSRITELPNAGTSVDWVRLLDGHEVVVYNDSPTDRFPLSVALSHDGGETFVAKRDLIDTDDECDGDCQYHYPSIAQSTHDGTIWITYTHDRRTIGWVRFNEAWLLE is encoded by the coding sequence TTGCGCGGCCTGCCCGATTGGCGGGCCGCGCGTTTGCTTGCGCTCCTGGTCGCGGTCGCGGGTCTCGTCACGGGCGCCTCCTGTTCGTGCGGCAACGATGGCGACGATGGCGGCGCGGCCGCGGTCGAAGACGCGGCGGACGACGATTCCGCCGTCGACGATGACGAGTCCGCTACCGATGACGACGACGCGTCCGACGATGACGCGGATGACGATGACGCGGATGACGACGCCGCCGGCGACGACGACACCGAGACCTTCCCGCCCGAGGAACAGACGCCGTTTTTGGAGCGCGGATTCATTCTCCCGCCCGATTCGCTCGAATGCACGCCGGAGGACACCGGCGTTCCGCAACCGAACTGCAACCACCACGGCTCCACGGTCGCCGAACTGCCCGACGGCACGATGGCGGCGGTTTGGTATCACGGCGTCGCGGAGAAATCGCCGGACTCGCGCATCGTCTGGTCCACGCTCGCGCCGGGTGAAACCGGCTGGACCTGGCCCGAAGTGCTTTTCGATGATCCGGGCCTGTCGGAGGGCAACCCGGCATTGTGGGTGTCCGAATCGGGTGAGCTTCTGGTGTTTTTCGTGACCATCACCGGTAACGGTTGGGATCAGTCGGCCATCCGCTTGATTCGATCGGACGATCTTGACGCCACGTGGGGCGCGCCGGTCGGCCTGCGCGAGGAATATTGCTGGATGGCGCGGCATCGGCCGTTGCGTCTCGAAAACGGCGAGTTGCTGCTACCTCTTTATAGCGAGTGCCTCGCGTATCCCACGTTCATGCGCTCGACGGACGATTTCGCGACGTGGACGGAGGAGTCGCATCTTTCGATTCCGTTCCTCTTGCAGCACCTCGGCCAGATCCAGCCCTCGCTTATCAACCTGCCTGGGGGGCGCATCGCGGCGATCACGCGCGACGGATTCCCGACCCATCGCGTCAAGCGCATGGTTTCGGACGATTTCGGCCAGACGTGGACGCCATCAAGAATCACCGAGCTTCCGAACGCGGGCACGTCGGTGGATTGGGTGCGTCTTTTGGACGGGCACGAGGTGGTGGTTTACAACGACTCCCCGACGGACCGCTTTCCGCTGTCCGTGGCGCTGTCGCACGACGGCGGCGAAACATTTGTCGCAAAGCGCGACCTGATCGACACGGACGACGAATGCGACGGCGATTGCCAATACCACTATCCGTCCATCGCCCAATCGACGCACGACGGCACGATCTGGATCACCTACACGCACGACCGCCGCACGATCGGCTGGGTGCGTTTCAACGAGGCGTGGCTGTTGGAGTAG
- the ftsH gene encoding ATP-dependent zinc metalloprotease FtsH — protein sequence MNRFSKNLALLLLIFLIFAVLFQLVNQDYQTPKRVLYSQFRDLVKQGKIAKVDIKGRQFTGVMLDPETGERTAFETSGFESQELYDELDAGGVEYSVIPDVPNPFWNFLITWLPMILIIGIFIFFMRQLQGSGGKAMSFGKSRARLITGKQNKITFKDVAGIEESKEELREIIDFLKDPKRFTKIGGRIPKGVLLMGAPGTGKTLLAKAIAGEAGVPFFSISGSDFVEMFVGVGASRVRDLFVQGKKNAPCIIFIDEIDAVGRHRGAGLGGGHDEREQTLNQLLVEMDGFESNEGVILIAATNRPDVLDPALLRPGRFDRRVIVPPPDIVGREAILKVHTRKVPLSRDVKLSVIARGTPGFTGADLANLVNEAALSAARRGKVKVLMLDFEMAKDKVLMGAERKSLILTEDEKRNTAYHEGGHALVGEMLEHVDPIHKVTIIPRGVALGVTQTLPLDDRHTYSRDYLIDMLTFLMGGRAAEELCLHHITTGAANDIQRATEMCRRMIMEWGMNEKLGPMSYGHKEEMIFLGKDLAHHRDYSETTAREIDEEVRSLVSEAYGKATAILTERIDVLHAIAEALLTFETIDGQELKTLLRGEAIQRKPIEEAEAEEDESESDAGNGHADEADDEDRRAPEAHKPIWERDEPAAEPDDGVHIDDSLEKPREDDRAPGDRPRE from the coding sequence GTGAACCGATTTTCGAAGAACCTCGCGCTTTTGCTGCTGATTTTCCTGATCTTCGCGGTGCTGTTTCAGCTCGTGAACCAGGACTACCAGACCCCGAAGCGCGTCCTGTATTCCCAGTTCCGCGACCTCGTGAAGCAGGGAAAAATCGCCAAGGTCGATATCAAGGGCCGGCAGTTCACGGGCGTCATGCTCGATCCGGAAACCGGCGAGCGCACCGCCTTTGAAACCAGCGGTTTCGAAAGCCAGGAGCTCTACGACGAACTCGACGCCGGAGGCGTGGAATACAGCGTCATCCCGGATGTGCCGAACCCGTTCTGGAACTTCCTGATCACCTGGCTGCCGATGATCCTCATCATCGGAATTTTCATCTTCTTCATGCGCCAACTTCAAGGCTCCGGCGGCAAGGCCATGAGCTTTGGGAAGAGCCGCGCGCGGCTCATTACCGGCAAGCAGAACAAGATCACCTTCAAGGACGTGGCCGGCATCGAGGAATCCAAGGAAGAGCTGCGCGAGATCATCGACTTCCTGAAAGACCCCAAGCGATTCACGAAGATCGGCGGGCGCATCCCCAAGGGCGTCCTGCTGATGGGCGCGCCGGGCACCGGAAAGACGCTGCTGGCCAAGGCCATCGCCGGCGAGGCGGGCGTGCCGTTCTTTTCGATCTCCGGCTCGGATTTCGTCGAGATGTTCGTCGGCGTCGGCGCCTCGCGCGTGCGCGACCTTTTTGTGCAGGGCAAGAAAAACGCGCCGTGCATCATCTTCATCGACGAGATCGACGCGGTCGGCCGCCATCGCGGCGCGGGCCTCGGCGGCGGGCACGACGAGCGCGAGCAGACGCTGAACCAACTCCTGGTCGAGATGGACGGCTTCGAATCGAACGAGGGCGTCATCCTGATCGCCGCGACCAACCGGCCCGACGTGCTCGACCCCGCGCTCTTGCGCCCCGGGCGTTTTGACCGCCGCGTGATCGTGCCGCCGCCTGATATCGTCGGCCGCGAGGCGATCCTCAAGGTCCATACGCGCAAGGTGCCGCTTTCCAGGGACGTGAAGCTCTCCGTCATCGCGCGCGGCACTCCCGGCTTCACCGGCGCGGACCTCGCCAACCTCGTCAACGAAGCGGCCCTTTCCGCCGCGCGGCGCGGCAAGGTCAAGGTGCTGATGCTCGATTTCGAGATGGCCAAGGACAAGGTGTTGATGGGGGCCGAACGCAAGAGCCTCATCCTCACCGAGGACGAGAAGCGCAACACGGCGTACCACGAGGGCGGGCACGCGCTTGTCGGCGAGATGCTCGAACACGTCGATCCGATTCACAAGGTGACGATCATCCCGCGCGGGGTGGCGCTCGGCGTCACGCAGACCCTGCCGCTCGACGACCGGCATACCTATTCGCGCGACTACCTCATCGACATGCTCACCTTCCTCATGGGCGGGCGCGCGGCCGAGGAGCTGTGCCTCCATCACATCACGACCGGCGCCGCGAACGACATCCAGCGCGCCACCGAGATGTGCCGCCGCATGATCATGGAATGGGGCATGAACGAAAAACTCGGCCCCATGTCCTACGGCCACAAGGAGGAAATGATTTTCCTCGGCAAGGACCTGGCGCATCATCGCGACTATTCGGAAACCACCGCGCGCGAGATCGACGAGGAAGTGCGGAGCCTCGTGAGCGAGGCGTATGGCAAGGCCACGGCGATCCTCACCGAGCGGATCGACGTGTTGCATGCGATCGCCGAGGCGTTGCTCACGTTCGAGACGATCGACGGCCAGGAATTGAAGACCTTGCTCCGCGGCGAGGCGATCCAGCGCAAGCCCATCGAGGAGGCGGAAGCCGAGGAAGACGAATCGGAGTCCGACGCGGGGAACGGGCACGCGGACGAGGCCGACGACGAAGACCGCCGCGCGCCGGAAGCACACAAGCCGATCTGGGAGCGCGACGAGCCCGCCGCCGAGCCCGATGACGGCGTGCACATCGACGACTCGCTCGAAAAACCCCGGGAGGACGACCGCGCGCCCGGCGACCGCCCGCGTGAGTGA
- the folP gene encoding dihydropteroate synthase, translated as MTACTSTTRSKNPGRTTARPATARVSEFFVARGRRFDLSRRNLVMGILNVTPDSFSDGGLYFEPEHAIAHGLQIANAGADIIDVGGESSRPGAPTVPIDEQIRRITPVIEALTRRTGLAVSVDTTRRAVAEAALAAGASILNDITGLAADPGLGRLAAQTGAGLVLMHMRGTPETMQDDTNYDDLFGEIVGHLRAGIDRATSYGVKPEQIVVDPGIGFAKTAEQNMEILANLESLAILGRPILMGLSRKAFLGGITGRDAPNRGSETIAASIFAARHGARIHRVHDVAEVAAALKVHDALVACEGLAPG; from the coding sequence ATGACGGCGTGCACATCGACGACTCGCTCGAAAAACCCCGGGAGGACGACCGCGCGCCCGGCGACCGCCCGCGTGAGTGAGTTCTTCGTCGCCCGGGGGCGGCGCTTCGATCTTTCGCGCCGCAACCTCGTGATGGGGATCCTCAACGTCACGCCCGACTCATTTTCCGACGGCGGCCTCTATTTCGAGCCCGAACACGCGATCGCGCACGGCCTTCAGATCGCGAACGCCGGCGCGGACATCATCGATGTCGGCGGCGAGTCTTCCCGCCCGGGCGCGCCCACCGTGCCGATCGACGAGCAGATCCGGCGCATCACCCCGGTTATCGAGGCCCTGACGCGGCGGACCGGCCTTGCCGTCAGCGTCGATACCACGCGGCGTGCGGTCGCCGAGGCCGCTCTCGCGGCCGGCGCGTCGATCCTGAACGACATCACGGGCCTCGCCGCCGATCCCGGGCTTGGTCGGCTTGCCGCACAAACCGGCGCGGGGCTCGTGCTGATGCACATGCGCGGCACGCCCGAAACCATGCAGGACGACACGAACTACGACGACCTGTTCGGCGAAATCGTCGGCCACCTGCGCGCGGGGATCGACCGGGCGACGTCGTATGGCGTGAAGCCCGAACAGATCGTCGTCGATCCGGGCATCGGTTTTGCGAAGACCGCCGAGCAGAACATGGAGATTCTCGCGAACCTCGAGAGCCTGGCGATCCTCGGCCGGCCGATCCTGATGGGCTTGTCACGGAAGGCGTTTCTAGGCGGCATCACCGGCCGCGACGCGCCTAATCGCGGCTCCGAGACGATCGCGGCGTCGATCTTCGCCGCGCGGCACGGGGCGCGTATTCATCGCGTGCATGACGTTGCCGAGGTGGCCGCGGCGCTGAAGGTCCACGACGCGCTCGTCGCGTGCGAGGGACTCGCGCCGGGTTGA
- the cdaA gene encoding diadenylate cyclase CdaA, whose protein sequence is MRDWTSLFLNLNWRDVVDILAVTVIIYNVFVLVRRTRAVQMMLGLGVILFLYVVSDAGRFFTLHYILDAFLESAIIIIVILFAEDIRRGLMRFGKNPFSAGQYVASAEFLDELIRSVQALINRRIGAIIVVERGTGLKDYIDEGVPLDAGVSRELLISIFLPSSPIHDGAVIIRNGRIIAAGCFFPLADDLDLDRDLGTRHRAALGISQKSDAAVLVVSEERGEVSLGYLGHLDRDLNPDELYNRLGKLLA, encoded by the coding sequence GTGCGCGACTGGACATCCTTATTCCTCAACCTGAACTGGCGCGATGTCGTCGACATCCTCGCGGTGACGGTCATCATCTACAACGTCTTCGTTCTCGTGCGCCGGACGCGCGCCGTGCAGATGATGCTCGGCCTCGGCGTCATCCTTTTCCTCTACGTCGTCTCCGACGCCGGCCGCTTTTTCACGTTGCACTACATCCTGGACGCGTTTCTCGAGTCGGCGATCATCATCATCGTCATCCTGTTCGCCGAGGACATCCGGCGCGGCCTCATGCGTTTCGGCAAGAACCCGTTTTCGGCGGGGCAATACGTGGCGAGCGCGGAGTTCCTCGACGAATTGATTCGCTCGGTCCAGGCGCTCATCAACCGCCGCATCGGCGCGATCATCGTCGTCGAGCGAGGCACGGGCCTGAAGGACTACATCGACGAGGGCGTGCCGCTTGACGCGGGCGTCTCCAGGGAACTGCTGATCTCGATCTTCCTGCCGTCCTCGCCGATCCACGACGGCGCGGTCATCATACGCAACGGGCGCATCATCGCGGCGGGCTGCTTTTTCCCGCTGGCCGACGATCTGGATCTGGACCGCGACCTGGGAACGCGCCATCGCGCCGCGCTCGGCATCTCGCAAAAGTCCGACGCCGCGGTGCTTGTCGTTTCCGAGGAACGCGGCGAGGTGAGCCTTGGCTACCTCGGGCATCTGGATCGCGATCTCAATCCCGACGAGCTGTACAACCGGCTCGGAAAGCTGCTGGCGTAG